One Amaranthus tricolor cultivar Red isolate AtriRed21 chromosome 10, ASM2621246v1, whole genome shotgun sequence genomic window carries:
- the LOC130825002 gene encoding uncharacterized protein LOC130825002: MALKKPILDLGGNLLEQCANLIDKKKLLNDLWSEIHTCVSLAESNDEDIQVLVINLQGIRKDLKAKRIARVQVSNEETSKEKGAEIDVPNVEPRGRSAKRLKGEKEKVVEQNQKEKRLCRGCGKLSNHDIRNCPNKYNCLLISQMSIDLLAHFRNEHSIICSFDKKAKNCLLIHK, encoded by the exons ATGGCACTGAAAAAACCAATTCTTGACTTGGGTGGAAACCTGTTGGAGCAATGTGCTAATttaattgacaaaaaaaaattgttaaatgatTTGTGGTCAGAGATACACACTTGTGTAAGTTTGGCAGAAAGCAATGATGAAGATATTCAAGTTCTTGTGATAAATCTTCAAGGAATAAGAAAGGATTTGAAGGCTAAGAGGATTGCAA GAGTTCAAGTATCAAATGAAGAAACTTCAAAAGAGAAAGGGGCTGAGATTGATGTGCCAAATGTTGAACCAAGAGGTAGAAGTGCAAAAAGGCTGAAgggagaaaaagaaaaggttgTAGAACAAAACCAGAAAGAGAAGAGATTATGTAGAGGTTGTGGTAAATTGAGTAATCATGATATTAGAAATTGTCCAAACAAA TATAATTGTTTGCTTATTTCACAAATGAGCATTGACTTATTAGCTCATTTCAGAAATGAGCATTCAATTATTTGCTCATTtgacaaaaaagcaaaaaattgTTTGCTTATTCACAAATGA